One stretch of Ipomoea triloba cultivar NCNSP0323 chromosome 8, ASM357664v1 DNA includes these proteins:
- the LOC116026750 gene encoding jasmonate O-methyltransferase translates to MECLQFLHMNKGEGETSYAKNSTLQMKIMLEGNPLLEEALNGILYNNDNNNFPETMGIADLGCSSGPNTLTVVSKIIGIVYNSTRKTGQPVPELRVYLNDLPWNDFNDIFMSLPAFYKRLKEEKGKEMENCFVTGVPGSFYGRLFPRKSLHFIHSSSSLHWLSQVPPSLDGEDASTALNKGKIYISKTSPPSVLTAYSLQFQKDFSLFLKSRSAEMVPGGGMVLSFMGRSSGDPTTEDSCYQWELLAQALFALVSKGVVEEEKVDCFNAPYYAPSVEEVKDAVDGEGSFIINRIEAFEVEWDGDLELETNSSSGIMCCETLRMMSRGERVAKTIRAVVESMLTCQFGRNVMDELFTIYSELVDDYISRTRAKYINLLISLTRKS, encoded by the exons ATGGAATGCTTACAATTTCTTCACATGAATAAAGGAGAAGGAGAGACTAGTTATGCCAAGAATTCTACTTTGCAG ATGAAGATTATGCTGGAGGGAAACCCATTACTTGAAGAAGCATTAAACGGCATTTTGTACAACAACGACAACAATAATTTCCCCGAAACCATGGGAATTGCAGACCTGGGCTGTTCCTCTGGCCCCAACACCTTAACAGTAGTGTCGAAGATCATCGGAATCGTCTACAACTCAACAAGGAAAACCGGGCAGCCCGTGCCGGAGCTACGAGTTTATCTGAACGACCTTCCGTGGAATGACTTCAACGACATATTCATGTCGTTGCCGGCGTTTTACAAGAGGCTTAAAGAAGAGAAGGGGAAGGAGATGGAAAATTGTTTCGTGACAGGCGTACCAGGTTCGTTCTATGGAAGGTTGTTTCCGAGGAAAAGTCTGCACTTCATTCACTCTTCTTCCAGCCTCCATTGGCTCTCTCAG GTTCCACCCAGTTTGGACGGCGAAGATGCCAGCACGGCCCTGAACAAAGGGAAAATCTACATATCCAAGACGAGTCCTCCGAGTGTGTTGACTGCGTATTCCCTGCAATTTCAGAAAGACTTTTCCTTGTTTCTGAAATCACGGTCGGCGGAGATGGTTCCCGGCGGCGGGATGGTTCTGTCGTTTATGGGGAGAAGCTCCGGCGATCCTACAACGGAAGATAGTTGCTATCAGTGGGAGCTCCTAGCACAAGCACTATTTGCTCTCGTCTCTAAG GGTGTTGTTGAAGAAGAGAAGGTGGATTGCTTCAATGCCCCATACTATGCCCCATCGGTTGAGGAAGTGAAAGATGCGGTGGATGGAGAAGGATCGTTTATCATCAATCGGATAGAAGCATTTGAGGTTGAATGGGACGGTGATTTGGAATTGGAGACCAATTCTTCGTCGGGAATCATGTGCTGTGAAACACTGAGGATGATGTCAAGGGGGGAACGTGTGGCTAAAACCATAAGGGCTGTGGTTGAGTCGATGTTGACATGCCAGTTTGGAAGAAATGTGATGGATGAATTATTCACCATATATAGTGAGTTGGTTGATGACTACATCTCCAGGACCAGAGCCAAATACATCAACTTGCTCATTTCTCTTACAAGGAAATCATGA